A single region of the Gammaproteobacteria bacterium genome encodes:
- the pssA gene encoding CDP-diacylglycerol--serine O-phosphatidyltransferase: MEEQDSSKPQRKGIYLLPNLFTTATLFGGFYAIIAGLGGRFSEAAIAILAAMIADSLDGRIARLTNTQSDFGKEYDSLCDMVAFGVAAGIVIYAYSLHYLSEQQWLGGKLGWVLAFAYTACAALRLARFNTLTAISGGKNDFFGLPSPAAAAVVTFFVWSANSWGFTGEQVLFLACIVTLGSGLLMVSSIRYASFKKLNLTARMRFLPFAAVIGGFALILINPPNILFLLFLAYALSGPVLTLWRRRQSRAVLGKDG, from the coding sequence GTGGAAGAGCAGGACAGCAGCAAGCCGCAGCGCAAGGGCATTTACCTGCTCCCCAACCTGTTCACCACGGCGACACTGTTCGGCGGCTTCTACGCCATCATCGCGGGCCTGGGCGGACGCTTCTCGGAAGCGGCGATCGCGATACTCGCGGCGATGATCGCCGACTCTCTGGATGGTCGCATCGCACGGCTCACCAATACCCAGAGCGATTTCGGCAAGGAATACGATTCGCTGTGCGACATGGTCGCCTTCGGCGTCGCCGCCGGCATCGTGATCTACGCCTACAGCCTGCATTACCTGTCCGAGCAACAATGGCTCGGCGGCAAGCTCGGCTGGGTGCTGGCGTTCGCCTACACCGCCTGCGCGGCGTTGCGACTGGCCCGCTTCAACACGCTCACCGCGATCAGCGGCGGCAAGAACGACTTCTTCGGACTGCCGAGCCCGGCTGCGGCGGCCGTGGTGACCTTTTTCGTGTGGAGCGCCAACAGCTGGGGCTTCACCGGGGAGCAGGTGCTGTTTCTGGCGTGCATTGTCACGCTCGGTTCCGGTTTGCTGATGGTCAGCAGCATTCGCTACGCCAGTTTCAAGAAGCTCAATCTGACGGCGCGCATGCGTTTTCTGCCGTTCGCCGCGGTGATCGGCGGCTTCGCCCTGATTCTGATCAATCCGCCGAACATCCTGTTTCTGCTGTTTCTGGCCTATGCGCTGTCGGGCCCGGTGCTGACGCTATGGCGCCGCCGACAATCGCGTGCCGTGCTTGGCAAGGACGGCTGA
- the ilvC gene encoding ketol-acid reductoisomerase: MKVYYDKDADLSIIQSKTVAIIGYGSQGHAHSLNLKDSGVNVVVGLRQGSGSWAKAENAGLKVAEVADAVKQADLVMILAPDEGQKKIYDEQVVPNIKQGAALAFAHGFNIHFGLIEPRADLDVIMIAPKGPGHTVRSTYAQGGGVPTLIAVQQDASGQAKAIALSYASANGGGRAGVIETNFREETETDLFGEQAVLCGGTSALVQAGFEVLVEAGYEPEMAYFECLHELKLIVDLMYEGGLANMRYSISNTAEYGDYVTGPRIITEETKKEMKRVLTDIQTGKFARDFVLENQAGQTTMKARRRIGAEHQIEEVGGKLREMMPWIAKNRLVDKTRN, translated from the coding sequence ATCAAGGTCTATTACGACAAAGACGCCGACCTCTCCATCATCCAGTCCAAGACTGTTGCCATCATCGGCTATGGATCGCAGGGTCATGCCCATTCCCTGAACCTCAAGGACTCGGGCGTCAACGTCGTCGTCGGCCTGCGCCAGGGTTCGGGTTCCTGGGCCAAGGCGGAAAACGCTGGCCTCAAGGTGGCGGAAGTCGCGGATGCGGTGAAGCAGGCCGACCTGGTCATGATCCTGGCGCCCGACGAGGGCCAGAAGAAGATCTATGACGAGCAGGTCGTGCCGAACATCAAGCAGGGCGCGGCGCTGGCCTTCGCGCACGGCTTCAACATTCATTTCGGTTTGATCGAGCCGCGCGCCGATCTCGACGTGATCATGATCGCGCCCAAGGGCCCCGGCCATACCGTGCGCAGCACCTACGCCCAGGGTGGCGGTGTGCCGACGCTGATCGCGGTGCAGCAGGACGCCTCCGGCCAGGCCAAGGCGATCGCCCTGTCCTACGCATCCGCCAACGGCGGCGGCCGTGCTGGCGTCATCGAAACCAATTTCCGCGAGGAGACCGAAACCGATCTGTTCGGCGAACAGGCCGTGCTCTGCGGCGGTACCTCGGCGCTGGTGCAGGCCGGGTTCGAAGTGCTGGTCGAGGCCGGCTACGAGCCGGAAATGGCCTACTTCGAGTGTCTGCACGAACTCAAGCTGATCGTGGACCTGATGTACGAGGGCGGTCTGGCGAACATGCGCTATTCGATTTCGAACACCGCCGAGTACGGCGACTACGTGACCGGCCCGCGCATCATCACCGAAGAGACCAAGAAGGAAATGAAGCGCGTGCTGACGGACATCCAGACCGGCAAGTTCGCGCGTGATTTCGTGCTCGAGAATCAGGCCGGTCAGACCACGATGAAGGCGCGTCGCCGTATCGGCGCCGAGCACCAGATCGAGGAAGTCGGCGGCAAGCTGCGCGAAATGATGCCGTGGATCGCCAAGAACCGTCTGGTCGACAAGACGCGCAATTGA
- the ilvN gene encoding acetolactate synthase small subunit, with protein MRHILSILLQNEAGALARVAGMFSSRGYNIESLTVAPTHESTISRITLVTEGSDAVIDQIIKQSRKLVDVVEVADLTRRDHLECELLMLKVAVDRQSAKTFVECVRRYRGFILDESETTRTVQISGTGPEVSDFLKEVSRVTQVLEVVRSGVAAIEPGAAVLAQSS; from the coding sequence ATGCGTCACATCCTCTCGATCCTGCTGCAGAACGAAGCGGGCGCGCTCGCGCGCGTTGCGGGCATGTTCTCGTCTCGTGGCTACAACATCGAGTCGCTGACCGTGGCCCCGACTCACGAATCGACCATCTCCCGGATCACCTTGGTGACCGAGGGTTCGGACGCCGTGATCGACCAGATCATCAAGCAGTCGCGCAAGCTCGTCGACGTGGTTGAAGTCGCCGACCTGACGCGCCGCGATCATCTGGAATGCGAGCTGCTGATGCTCAAGGTCGCGGTCGATCGTCAATCCGCCAAGACCTTCGTCGAATGCGTGCGCCGCTATCGCGGCTTCATCCTCGACGAGTCCGAAACCACCCGCACGGTCCAGATCAGTGGAACCGGCCCTGAAGTGAGCGACTTTCTCAAGGAAGTATCGCGTGTCACGCAGGTGCTGGAGGTCGTGCGCAGTGGTGTGGCTGCGATCGAGCCTGGCGCCGCGGTTCTCGCACAGAGCAGCTAG
- a CDS encoding isopenicillin N synthase family oxygenase, with product MNARSVPVLDIGRLEHDRERFVAELGGAYREYGFCCLQGHGIPDALIDAAYAAFRAFFELPEAIKLRYRVAGGGGARGYTPYKTETARDAQHADLKEFWHIGRELRPGSPYGEKLPPNLWPAEVPAVRSAGYALYCALDGLGRRVLAALAQHLGLEPDWFESRVDHGNSILRALHYPPLTGTDLPNVRAGAHEDINLITLLVGASDAGLEILTREGDWLAVAPPPDAIVVNIGDMLQRLSNHVFPSTTHRVVNPVGAAARRSRYSVPFFLHPNPELLIETLPQCVDAAHPNRYPQPITADDYLMQRLREIRLL from the coding sequence ATGAACGCGCGTTCCGTTCCGGTTCTGGACATCGGTCGCCTCGAACACGATCGCGAGCGCTTCGTCGCCGAACTCGGCGGTGCTTATCGCGAGTACGGATTCTGCTGTCTGCAGGGGCACGGGATTCCCGATGCACTGATCGATGCAGCCTACGCGGCCTTTCGCGCGTTCTTCGAGCTGCCCGAGGCGATCAAGCTGCGTTATCGCGTGGCCGGCGGTGGCGGGGCGCGTGGCTATACCCCGTACAAGACCGAAACCGCGAGGGACGCGCAGCACGCCGATCTCAAGGAGTTCTGGCATATCGGCCGCGAGTTGCGGCCGGGTTCCCCGTACGGGGAGAAGCTGCCACCGAACCTGTGGCCGGCCGAAGTGCCGGCGGTGCGTTCGGCCGGCTACGCCTTGTACTGCGCGCTGGACGGTCTCGGACGGCGCGTGCTGGCGGCTCTGGCCCAGCATCTGGGCCTGGAACCGGACTGGTTCGAGTCACGCGTCGATCACGGCAACTCGATCCTGCGGGCGCTGCACTATCCGCCACTCACCGGGACGGACCTGCCGAATGTTCGTGCCGGCGCCCACGAGGACATCAATTTGATCACCTTGCTGGTCGGCGCCAGCGACGCCGGGCTCGAAATCCTGACGCGTGAAGGTGACTGGCTGGCGGTGGCGCCGCCGCCGGACGCGATCGTGGTCAATATCGGGGACATGCTGCAACGGCTGAGCAATCACGTGTTCCCGTCGACGACGCATCGCGTGGTGAACCCGGTGGGCGCGGCGGCGCGACGCTCGCGCTACTCGGTGCCGTTCTTCCTGCATCCGAACCCGGAGCTGCTGATCGAGACGCTGCCGCAGTGCGTCGACGCCGCGCACCCGAACCGTTATCCCCAGCCGATCACGGCAGACGATTACCTGATGCAGCGCTTGCGCGAAATTCGCCTGCTGTAA
- a CDS encoding RNA methyltransferase — MAAALSRIRIVLVGVQHPGNIGAAARAMLTMGLTDLRLVAPRQLPDAQSVAMASSAASVLEQARVHPDIADAVADCTRVYATTARRRDLSVPFTSPCRFAEDVAAQAVPGPIALLFGPERVGLTNQQLGYCHEAIEIPANPEFSSLNLAASVQVMSYELRQAVLALRPVPAEVHRPAPQAGMELFYEHLNRVVIRIGFMAADNPRRLPLRLRRLYSRAAPDDDELSILRGILTCVERKLDA, encoded by the coding sequence ATTGCCGCCGCGCTGTCACGAATCCGCATCGTGTTGGTGGGCGTGCAGCACCCCGGCAATATCGGCGCTGCGGCGCGCGCCATGCTGACGATGGGGCTGACCGATCTGCGCCTGGTGGCGCCGCGCCAGCTGCCGGACGCGCAGTCCGTGGCCATGGCGTCGAGCGCCGCCAGTGTGCTCGAACAGGCGCGCGTGCACCCGGATATTGCCGACGCGGTGGCGGACTGCACCCGCGTCTACGCCACCACGGCGCGCCGCCGCGATCTGTCGGTGCCATTCACCTCGCCGTGTCGCTTCGCCGAGGATGTGGCCGCGCAAGCGGTGCCCGGCCCGATCGCATTGTTATTTGGTCCCGAGCGCGTCGGCCTCACCAACCAGCAGCTCGGCTATTGCCACGAGGCCATCGAAATCCCTGCCAACCCCGAATTCAGCTCGCTGAACCTGGCGGCTTCCGTGCAGGTGATGAGTTACGAACTGCGGCAGGCCGTGCTGGCGCTGAGGCCGGTACCGGCCGAGGTGCACCGGCCGGCACCGCAGGCCGGCATGGAGCTGTTCTACGAGCATCTGAACCGCGTGGTGATCCGCATCGGCTTCATGGCCGCGGACAATCCACGGCGATTGCCGCTGCGCCTGCGGCGCCTGTATTCGCGCGCCGCACCGGACGACGACGAACTCAGCATTCTGCGCGGCATTCTGACCTGCGTGGAGCGCAAGCTGGACGCATGA
- a CDS encoding inositol monophosphatase, translated as MHPLVNIAVTAARAAGNFILRHSERVESLNVQTKGASDFVSEVDRGAEAEIIRTIRRYYPDHAILAEEGGGSEVHPDDAEYTWIIDPLDGTTNFLHRVPQYCVSIGIVRRGVVEHGVIYAPEPGDLYTASKGSGAQLNNRRLRCSRTKTLDEALIGTGMPIRNPERREIYMPMLGNVLDSTAGIRRPGSAALDLAYVAAGRFDGFWELGLKPWDIAAGILMVQEAGGVVSELYGRDDVLATGNVVAANVKLHGPLLSLLRSDAA; from the coding sequence ATGCATCCGTTGGTCAATATCGCCGTGACCGCCGCCCGTGCGGCCGGCAATTTCATACTGCGACATTCCGAGCGTGTCGAATCGCTCAATGTACAGACCAAGGGTGCCAGCGATTTCGTGTCCGAAGTGGATCGCGGCGCGGAAGCGGAGATCATCCGCACGATCCGCCGCTACTACCCGGATCACGCAATTCTCGCAGAGGAAGGCGGCGGCAGCGAAGTCCACCCGGACGATGCCGAGTACACCTGGATCATCGATCCGCTCGACGGCACCACCAATTTCCTGCATCGCGTACCGCAGTACTGCGTCTCGATCGGTATCGTCCGGCGCGGCGTGGTCGAACACGGCGTGATCTACGCGCCGGAACCCGGCGATCTGTACACCGCGTCCAAGGGCAGCGGCGCGCAGCTCAACAATCGCCGACTGCGCTGCAGCCGCACCAAGACGCTGGACGAAGCGCTGATCGGCACCGGCATGCCGATCCGCAATCCGGAACGGCGCGAGATCTACATGCCGATGCTGGGCAATGTGCTCGACAGCACTGCGGGGATCCGCCGCCCCGGTTCGGCCGCTCTCGATCTGGCCTACGTGGCCGCGGGGCGCTTCGACGGCTTCTGGGAGCTTGGCCTCAAGCCCTGGGACATCGCGGCCGGCATCCTCATGGTGCAGGAAGCCGGCGGCGTGGTCAGCGAGCTGTACGGCCGCGATGATGTGCTCGCCACCGGCAATGTCGTGGCGGCCAACGTCAAACTGCATGGCCCGCTGCTGTCCCTGCTGCGTAGCGACGCCGCCTAG
- a CDS encoding hemolysin family protein: protein MDNWLLMLGALLLVLLNGFFVAAEFAIVKLRLTQAEELAEDGGIFARVLRSVRSNLDAYLSACQLGITLASLGLGWIGEPAFARVLEPALATLGVTSPEAIHGTSFALAFTLISFLHIVLGELAPKSIAIRHPSSISLWTATPLFLFHWLAYPFIRLLNGSANLLLRVLGVEVAHEGDEAHSADEIKKVLLASHRHGELTRQETHWLTNALEISDLATGDLMRPWSDAVILDVDMPLPEIARIAARYRFSRYPVCEDGRENPVGLLLFKDLFAALQERPDLTDVREVMRDIPVVSRDDSAAGLFRRFLRGHPHFALVVDRRGGPLGFVTFDHVLDVLFGRVQDEFRRARDDWKLAPDGSYEGRGTLPIITLERLIGHEIESGEADSVGGLVMQHLDRVPHNGDTAEFDDMCIEVLEMEGPRVERVRLRIQPRTRND from the coding sequence ATGGACAACTGGCTGCTGATGCTCGGCGCACTGCTGTTGGTGCTGCTGAACGGTTTCTTCGTCGCCGCCGAGTTCGCGATCGTCAAGCTGCGCCTGACGCAGGCCGAGGAGCTGGCCGAGGACGGCGGCATTTTCGCGCGCGTGCTGCGCAGCGTCCGCTCCAATCTGGACGCCTATCTTTCCGCATGCCAGCTCGGCATCACCCTGGCCTCGCTGGGCCTGGGCTGGATCGGCGAACCGGCGTTTGCGCGCGTGCTCGAACCGGCACTGGCCACACTCGGCGTGACTTCGCCCGAAGCGATTCATGGCACATCCTTCGCGCTGGCGTTCACGCTGATCTCCTTCCTGCACATCGTGCTCGGAGAACTCGCGCCCAAGTCCATCGCGATCCGCCACCCCTCATCGATCTCTCTGTGGACGGCGACGCCGCTGTTCCTGTTTCACTGGCTGGCCTATCCCTTCATCCGTCTGCTCAACGGCAGTGCCAACCTGTTGCTGCGGGTGCTGGGCGTGGAGGTTGCGCACGAGGGCGACGAAGCGCATTCGGCCGATGAGATCAAGAAGGTGTTGCTGGCCAGCCATCGTCACGGCGAACTCACGCGCCAGGAAACGCACTGGCTGACCAATGCCCTGGAAATCTCCGATCTGGCGACCGGCGATCTGATGAGGCCCTGGTCCGACGCGGTGATACTCGATGTGGACATGCCGCTGCCGGAGATTGCGCGCATCGCCGCCCGCTACCGCTTCTCGCGCTATCCGGTGTGTGAGGATGGACGCGAAAACCCGGTCGGCTTGCTGCTGTTCAAGGACTTGTTCGCAGCCCTGCAGGAGCGCCCCGACCTCACTGACGTGCGCGAAGTCATGCGCGACATCCCGGTGGTCAGCCGCGACGATTCGGCCGCCGGCCTGTTCCGCCGCTTCCTGCGCGGTCATCCGCATTTCGCGCTGGTGGTGGATCGGCGCGGCGGTCCGCTCGGCTTCGTCACCTTCGATCACGTGCTCGACGTGCTGTTCGGCCGTGTCCAGGATGAATTCCGCCGTGCACGCGACGACTGGAAGCTCGCGCCGGACGGCAGTTACGAAGGCCGGGGCACCCTGCCGATCATCACCCTGGAGCGACTGATCGGCCACGAAATCGAATCTGGTGAGGCCGACAGCGTCGGCGGCCTGGTCATGCAGCATCTGGACCGTGTGCCGCACAACGGCGACACCGCCGAGTTCGACGACATGTGCATCGAAGTCCTGGAAATGGAAGGCCCGCGGGTCGAACGCGTGCGCCTCAGAATCCAACCCCGTACCCGCAACGATTGA
- a CDS encoding cold-shock protein, with translation MSNVSSGSVKWFNDAKGFGFITPSDGGEDLFAHFKEIQGDGFKSLAEGQQVEFVAARGPKGMQATQIRPV, from the coding sequence ATGAGTAATGTTTCCAGCGGCAGTGTGAAGTGGTTCAACGACGCCAAGGGCTTTGGCTTCATCACACCGTCTGACGGTGGCGAAGATCTGTTCGCGCACTTCAAAGAGATTCAGGGCGACGGCTTCAAGAGCCTTGCCGAAGGCCAGCAGGTCGAGTTCGTTGCAGCCCGTGGCCCCAAGGGCATGCAGGCGACGCAGATCCGTCCCGTCTGA
- the secF gene encoding protein translocase subunit SecF encodes MRYFSRAPKIDWMSRRRAMFVISAVLIVGSLAAVLIKGLNFGIDFTGGYLVEVRYPEAVDLSEVRASLDDSEFAGAQVQYFGTRSDVLIRLAPNGEGAQDNEVRNDLLGVLSQNAPDLEVRSFAFVSSQVGDELAVDGSLAMIVALLLILIYVSFRFEWKFSLGAVLALVHDAVVVIGYFAITGTEFDLTVLAAVLAVIGYSLNDSIVVFDRVRENFIASRTETSAEVINNAVNQTLARTINTGLTTIVVLTALLLLGGETIRGFATALIVGIVAGTYSSVFVASALTLMLGVSREDLLPPEQKGEIDDMP; translated from the coding sequence ATGCGTTATTTCTCTCGAGCGCCGAAGATCGACTGGATGTCGCGTCGGCGCGCCATGTTCGTGATCTCGGCCGTGCTGATCGTCGGTTCGTTGGCGGCGGTGCTGATCAAGGGCCTGAATTTCGGGATCGACTTCACCGGTGGCTATCTGGTGGAAGTGCGCTATCCCGAGGCGGTGGACCTGTCCGAAGTGCGTGCTTCGCTGGATGACAGTGAATTCGCCGGTGCCCAGGTCCAATACTTCGGCACGCGCAGCGATGTGCTGATTCGTCTGGCACCGAACGGTGAAGGTGCGCAGGACAACGAGGTCCGCAACGATCTTCTGGGCGTGCTCAGCCAGAACGCGCCCGATCTGGAAGTGCGCAGCTTCGCCTTCGTCAGTTCGCAGGTCGGTGACGAACTGGCGGTCGACGGGTCGCTGGCGATGATCGTCGCCCTGCTGCTGATCCTGATCTACGTGTCGTTCCGCTTCGAATGGAAATTCTCGCTCGGCGCGGTGCTGGCCCTGGTCCACGATGCCGTGGTGGTGATCGGCTACTTCGCGATCACCGGTACGGAGTTCGACCTGACGGTGCTTGCCGCGGTGCTGGCGGTGATCGGCTATTCCCTGAACGACTCCATCGTGGTGTTCGACCGCGTGCGCGAGAACTTCATCGCCAGCCGCACCGAAACCTCGGCGGAGGTCATCAACAACGCCGTCAACCAGACCCTGGCACGCACCATCAACACCGGTCTGACCACGATCGTGGTGCTGACGGCGCTGCTGCTGTTGGGCGGGGAGACCATCCGCGGTTTCGCCACCGCATTGATCGTCGGCATCGTCGCCGGAACCTACTCCTCGGTGTTCGTCGCCAGCGCCCTGACGCTGATGCTGGGCGTGTCGCGCGAAGATTTGCTGCCGCCCGAGCAGAAGGGCGAGATTGACGATATGCCGTAG
- the secD gene encoding protein translocase subunit SecD, protein MRTYPLWKTLLLLLAVVFGVLYAAPNLYGDDPAVQVSRQNGEPLSADFGDRVAALLKADGSEVLESSLEDGQWIVRLPDEERQLDVADALKQGLGRDYVVALNLASKTPAWMEAIGAQPMALGLDLRGGVHFLLEVATDDIFKAAMTRYLEDLPRFLRDQDIRYSGRNIQGDSVVLQFKNDDLRDQAEAVLGGEFPELQFSSGGDATAPTLIARVTEDESKRLVDFAVKQNLTTLRNRVNQLGVAEPIVQRQGLDRIVVELPGVQDTTRVKDLLGATATLEYRAVDTQGDANAAASSGNVPYGDELFYERNGQPVLLKREVIATGAQIVDATSTIDQQSGSPAVSVTLNGRAADKMFDFTQKNVGKPMAVLYKETQITTTYNAKGEPMRERRDVQEVISVATINGIFGKRFQTTGLDSKEAQDLALQLRAGALAAPIVIVEERTIGPSLGRDNINKGFMAALIGFLLVVAYMAVYYRVFGIFAGIALMTNLVLVVAAMSLIQATLTLPGIAGIVLTLGMAVDANVLIYERVREELFGGRSPREAISAGYDRAFLTIADSQITTLIAAVVLFALGTGPVQGFAVTLSIGILTSMFTAIIGSRSLVELTYGRKQRLTDLPV, encoded by the coding sequence ATGCGCACATACCCCCTGTGGAAGACGCTGCTGCTGTTGCTGGCGGTGGTCTTCGGCGTGCTCTACGCGGCGCCCAATCTCTATGGTGACGACCCCGCCGTGCAGGTCAGCCGGCAGAACGGCGAACCGCTGAGCGCCGATTTCGGCGACCGCGTCGCCGCGCTGCTCAAGGCCGACGGTTCCGAAGTGCTGGAATCCTCGCTCGAGGACGGACAGTGGATTGTCCGCCTGCCCGATGAGGAGCGGCAGCTCGATGTGGCCGACGCGCTCAAGCAGGGGCTGGGCCGCGACTACGTCGTTGCCCTGAACCTGGCGTCCAAGACCCCGGCCTGGATGGAAGCCATCGGTGCCCAGCCGATGGCGCTGGGTCTGGACCTGCGCGGCGGTGTGCACTTCCTGCTCGAAGTGGCCACCGACGATATCTTCAAGGCCGCGATGACGCGCTATCTGGAAGATCTGCCGCGATTTCTGCGCGATCAGGACATCCGTTACAGCGGGCGCAACATTCAGGGCGATTCCGTGGTTCTGCAGTTCAAGAACGACGATCTGCGCGACCAGGCCGAAGCGGTGCTCGGCGGCGAATTCCCGGAACTGCAGTTCAGCAGCGGCGGCGATGCCACCGCACCGACCTTGATCGCGCGCGTGACCGAAGACGAAAGCAAGCGTCTCGTCGACTTCGCCGTGAAGCAGAACCTGACGACGCTGCGCAATCGCGTCAACCAGCTTGGTGTGGCCGAGCCGATCGTGCAGCGCCAAGGCCTGGACCGTATCGTGGTTGAGCTTCCGGGCGTGCAGGACACCACCCGCGTCAAGGACCTGCTGGGCGCGACCGCCACCCTGGAATATCGCGCGGTCGATACCCAGGGCGACGCCAACGCCGCCGCTTCCAGCGGCAATGTGCCGTACGGCGACGAGCTGTTCTATGAGCGCAACGGCCAGCCGGTGCTGCTCAAGCGCGAGGTCATCGCCACCGGCGCGCAGATCGTGGATGCGACCTCCACCATCGACCAGCAGTCGGGTTCGCCGGCGGTGTCGGTCACGCTCAACGGCCGCGCCGCCGACAAGATGTTCGACTTCACGCAGAAGAACGTCGGCAAGCCGATGGCGGTGCTCTACAAGGAAACGCAGATCACCACCACGTACAACGCCAAGGGCGAGCCGATGCGCGAGCGTCGTGACGTGCAGGAAGTGATTTCGGTCGCCACCATCAACGGCATCTTCGGCAAGCGCTTTCAGACCACCGGGCTGGACAGCAAGGAAGCCCAGGACCTGGCGCTGCAATTGCGCGCCGGCGCGCTGGCCGCGCCGATCGTGATCGTCGAGGAACGCACCATCGGCCCGAGCCTGGGCCGCGACAACATCAACAAGGGCTTCATGGCGGCGCTGATCGGCTTTCTGCTGGTCGTGGCCTACATGGCGGTCTACTACCGCGTATTCGGCATCTTTGCCGGCATCGCGCTGATGACCAACCTGGTGCTGGTGGTGGCGGCGATGTCGCTGATTCAGGCCACGCTGACCCTGCCCGGCATCGCCGGCATCGTGCTGACGCTGGGCATGGCGGTGGACGCCAACGTGCTCATTTACGAGCGTGTGCGCGAGGAACTGTTCGGCGGGCGCAGTCCGCGCGAGGCGATCAGCGCCGGCTACGACCGCGCCTTCCTCACCATCGCAGACTCGCAGATCACCACCCTGATCGCCGCGGTGGTGCTGTTCGCCCTCGGCACCGGCCCGGTGCAGGGTTTCGCGGTGACGCTGTCGATCGGCATTCTGACCTCGATGTTCACGGCCATCATCGGCTCGCGTTCGCTGGTTGAACTCACGTACGGGCGCAAGCAGCGTCTCACCGATCTTCCGGTGTAA
- the yajC gene encoding preprotein translocase subunit YajC, whose translation MLDFFLSPAYAQAAAPQQGSPLVSMLMPIALIVLFYFLLIRPQMKRSKEHKQLLEKLAVGDEVVTSGGVAGKVTTLGENFVSVEIADNTVIKLQRQAITGVLPKGSLKSA comes from the coding sequence GTGCTGGATTTCTTTCTCAGCCCCGCCTATGCACAGGCGGCCGCGCCGCAGCAGGGCAGTCCGCTAGTTTCGATGTTGATGCCGATCGCCCTGATCGTGCTGTTCTACTTCCTGCTGATCCGTCCGCAGATGAAGCGCAGCAAGGAACACAAGCAGTTGCTGGAGAAGCTGGCGGTCGGTGATGAAGTCGTCACCTCCGGTGGCGTGGCCGGCAAGGTCACGACGCTGGGCGAGAACTTCGTCTCCGTCGAGATCGCTGACAACACCGTGATCAAGCTGCAGCGTCAGGCAATTACCGGCGTCCTGCCCAAGGGCAGCCTGAAGTCCGCCTGA